The stretch of DNA GTGATGGGCGAGACCATGGAGGATGCCGTCAAGCGTGCCTACAGGCTCGACAGCAGCGTCGAGTACTCGTTCGACATACTGGGCGAAGGGGCGCGCACCGCCGAGGTCGCCGAGCAGTATTTCCGGGGCTACTGCAAGGCCATTCCCATGGTGGGCAAACGGCAGCCTGCCAAGACCGCACGCCGCTGCGGCATGTCCATCAAGCTGACCGCGCTGCACCCGCGCTACGACGCCCGGCAGTCCGCCCGGATCCACGAGGAAATGTATCCGCGGCTGCTCAAGCTGTGCGAGCTAGCGCGCGAGCACGACATCCCTCTCTGCCTGGACGCCGAAGAAGCCGACCGGCTGATCCTGTCGCTGGAACTGACCGAGCGCCTCTGCGGCGAGGCCTCGCTGCGAGGCTGGAACGGGCTTGGACTGGCCGTGCAGGGCTACGGCAAGCGGGCCAAGCGGGTGATCGGTTGGCTGAGCGAACTGGCGCAATCCACCCGGCGGCAGATTTCCGTTCGGCTGGTCAAGGGCGCCTACTGGGACGCCGAGATCAAGCGCGCACAGATCGCCGGCATGCCGGATTACCCGGTGTTCACGGCCAAGGAAAACACCGACACAGCCTATCTTTCCTGCGCGCAAGCCATGCTGGCCGAGCGCCCTCACCTGTTCTGCGCCTTCGCCACCCACAACGCCCACACGCTGACGACGGTGCTCGCCCTTACGGAAGGAGACCGCTCGAACATGGAACTGCAGCGCATCCACGGGATGGGCGAGCGGCTTCACGAGACCGCGCGCGAGATGTTCGACGACTTTCCGCCGGTTCGTGTCTATGCGCCGGCTGGTCTCTACGAAGACCTGCTCGCCTACCTGGTCCGGCGGTTGCTGGAGAACGGCGCCAACTCCAGTTTCGTCAATCGGCTCTACGACGAGGAGCTTGCGCCGGAGGCCATCGTGTCCGACCCGATCGAAATCTCGCTGGCCCGAACCTCCTCGACCCTGCCGACGCCCGACCTGCTGTACGGAGCGGACCGCCCTAACTCGACCGGCTGCGACCTGGCCTCGCAAACCGCGCTGGGGCGTTTTTCGGCACTCCTTTCGGAACGGGCCGACATACCGGAACCGCGAGCCGTGGACCCGACTTCCGGAGAGATCGACATCTGGGTCAAGAGCGCTACCGAAGCCCAGCCGGCCTGGGACGCGCTGGGCGGAAGACGCCGCGCCAACATATTGAGAACGGCGGCGGACGCGCTGGAAGAAGCGCGCGACGAGTTCTTCCGAGTGCTGGCCGGCGAGGCCGGCAAGACGGTGGACGACGCAGTAGCGGAAGTGCGCGAGGCGGTGGATTTCATGCGCTATTACGCCTGCCAGGCGGAACGCGACTTCGAGACGCCCCTGCCCCAGGACGGGCCCACCGGAGAATCGAACGACCTGAGCCTGCACGGCCGCGGCGTGTTCGTGTGCATCAGCCCCTGGAACTTCCCGCTGGCGATCTTCCTGGGCCAGGTGTCCGCCGCCCTGCTGGCCGGCAACGCCGTGCTAGCCAAGCCCGCCGAGCAGACCCCGCGCATCGCGAAGATGGCCGTGGACCTGCTGCACGCCGCTGGCGTTCCCAAGAACGTGCTCAGGCTGGTGACGGGTGCCGGGGACGTGGGCGCGGCCTTGGTCAATCATCCCGGCATCGCCGGCGTGGCGTTCACCGGCGGCACGGACACGGCGGCGCGTATTCAGTCCGCCCTGGCCGGCAAGTCCAACCGCCCCATCGTGCCCTTTATCGCCGAGACCGGCGGTCAGAACGTGATGATCGCGGACTCGTCGGCCCTGATCGAACAAACCACCGACGACGCCATACGCTCGGCGTTCCTGAGCGCCGGCCAGCGCTGCTCCGCCCTGCGGGTACTGTGCGTGCAGGACGAAGTGGCCGACACGCTGCTGGATTCGATCCGCGGCGCCGCGGCCGAGCTCGCGATCGGCGATCCCCACGACACGTCCACCGACATCGGCCCGATCATCGATCAGCCCACCCTGGATCGGATTCAGGC from Gammaproteobacteria bacterium encodes:
- a CDS encoding L-glutamate gamma-semialdehyde dehydrogenase codes for the protein MSSALNRIDKDKFAPEIPLVRRLAEEFTLDEATRRSIVEQAAELVRRVRTSPKGPTMLDAFLNEFGLHNDEGVALMCLAESLLRVPDPQTADELIADKLGPAHWDEHLGHSNSLLVNASTWALMLTGRAVSMRRFEGQSGGAVLQSLAGRLGEPVIRGAVRQAMSILGQEFVMGETMEDAVKRAYRLDSSVEYSFDILGEGARTAEVAEQYFRGYCKAIPMVGKRQPAKTARRCGMSIKLTALHPRYDARQSARIHEEMYPRLLKLCELAREHDIPLCLDAEEADRLILSLELTERLCGEASLRGWNGLGLAVQGYGKRAKRVIGWLSELAQSTRRQISVRLVKGAYWDAEIKRAQIAGMPDYPVFTAKENTDTAYLSCAQAMLAERPHLFCAFATHNAHTLTTVLALTEGDRSNMELQRIHGMGERLHETAREMFDDFPPVRVYAPAGLYEDLLAYLVRRLLENGANSSFVNRLYDEELAPEAIVSDPIEISLARTSSTLPTPDLLYGADRPNSTGCDLASQTALGRFSALLSERADIPEPRAVDPTSGEIDIWVKSATEAQPAWDALGGRRRANILRTAADALEEARDEFFRVLAGEAGKTVDDAVAEVREAVDFMRYYACQAERDFETPLPQDGPTGESNDLSLHGRGVFVCISPWNFPLAIFLGQVSAALLAGNAVLAKPAEQTPRIAKMAVDLLHAAGVPKNVLRLVTGAGDVGAALVNHPGIAGVAFTGGTDTAARIQSALAGKSNRPIVPFIAETGGQNVMIADSSALIEQTTDDAIRSAFLSAGQRCSALRVLCVQDEVADTLLDSIRGAAAELAIGDPHDTSTDIGPIIDQPTLDRIQAHIEHMRSLGCEVWAGGRLDESLMGPYIRPHTIELESLAQLEGECFGPVMHVLRFNAADLAGLVNSINRLEFGLTLGVQSRIDARVNEVIARARVGNIYVNRDMVGAVVGVQPFGGMGLSGTGPKAGGPHYLHRYAVEKTITINTTAKGGNVELLRSVST